In Carya illinoinensis cultivar Pawnee chromosome 7, C.illinoinensisPawnee_v1, whole genome shotgun sequence, the following are encoded in one genomic region:
- the LOC122317494 gene encoding gibberellin 3-beta-dioxygenase 1-like, with protein sequence MSTLSEVYKDHPLHLKHIIPLDFASVGSLMPDSHVWPGSGDFSSSEEEYNRTSVPVIDLRDPNASEHIRRACEAWGVFQLINHGISPRLIEEVEDEAERFFALPAQQKLKALRSPGGATGYGVARITPFFSKHMWHEGFTIMGSPLDHAREVWPHDHQRFCNAMERYQKEMKTLAERVARLIFRSLSINSGEEISWLGSSSINVSTALQLNSYPSCPDPNQAMGLAPHTDTSLLTILHQSQTINGLQIFRDGVGWLPISPLPGALFVNVGDLFHLISNARFSNVLHRVVVNGTRQRLSFAYFYGPPTEFVMSPLCKGLNSGQVPLYRSVAVKDYVSLKAKHLDNALSIIRID encoded by the exons atgagtACTCTCTCTGAAGTGTACAAAGACCACCCTCTCCACCTCAAGCATATCATCCCCCTAGACTTTGCCTCCGTTGGATCGCTCATGCCGGACTCCCATGTCTGGCCTGGATCCGGCGATTTCTCATCATcggaggaggagtacaaccgGACTTCGGTGCCGGTCATTGACCTGAGAGATCCCAATGCCTCGGAGCATATCCGGCGAGCATGCGAGGCGTGGGGTGTGTTCCAGCTGATAAACCATGGAATATCTCCGAGGCTTATAGAAGAGGTTGAGGACGAGGCTGAACGATTCTTTGCTCTTCCAGCTCAACAGAAATTGAAGGCCCTACGGTCTCCCGGTGGGGCCACCGGATACGGTGTCGCTCGGATAACGCCATTCTTTTCCAAGCATATGTGGCATGAAGGCTTCACCATCATGGGGTCTCCACTCGATCATGCAAGGGAAGTTTGGCCCCACGATCACCAACGGTTTTG CAATGCAATGGAAAGATATCAGAAGGAGATGAAGACTCTAGCAGAGCGAGTAGCCCGTCTAATCTTCAGGTCATTAAGCATTAATTCCGGAGAAGAGATAAGCTGGCTAGGTTCAAGCTCCATTAATGTCTCCACAGCTTTACAGCTAAATTCATACCCTTCCTGTCCGGACCCAAACCAGGCCATGGGTCTAGCCCCCCATACCGACACCTCCCTCTTGACCATCCTCCACCAAAGCCAAACAATAAATGGCCTCCAAATTTTCAGGGATGGAGTCGGATGGCTTCCTATTTCTCCACTCCCCGGTGCACTTTTTGTTAACGTGGGAGATCTCTTCCACCTTATCTCCAATGCCCGATTTTCAAACGTTCTTCATCGCGTGGTCGTGAACGGCACTCGGCAGAGATTGTCCTTCGCCTACTTTTATGGTCCGCCAACTGAGTTTGTCATGTCGCCTCTGTGTAAGGGTTTGAATTCAGGACAAGTACCTCTTTACCGCTCTGTGGCAGTGAAAGATTATGTTAGTCTGAAGGCCAAACATCTGGACAATGCGCTTTCTATTATCAGAATTGATTAA
- the LOC122317495 gene encoding coiled-coil domain-containing protein 93 isoform X1, producing the protein MAESHFLSESGSPISLGRIYDLLLSVGYADAVKTDISASEKLCSGIVWCIAAVNDETLTHLEEIEIENRIEEALRLIGCPHHVKASQIEVLDFKAIFPVVQWLVNRVRTLQDDDRDHENQQELGLDVMNKIKLLRERIDKEGANIAVQKLIPLLGSLKNLEIQESEFQSNCNVKRSELQADVIELEGRIASDWDGKIPSDSLNHSLVESLEELHAAKKELAARCRAIIAVKRQLDDVPSQSELIQYERRFSELYVHIQKKHRQTRKNYGTYNALLEIKELMLKETSLLNSISSQFQEAITNADGRKKLIDSMEGIVKTIQQKQEKVQLGFQEEQKVCDALKQQNAAASAEQRRCYTLLKAFQEECAKNEKLRCQSST; encoded by the exons ATGGCCGAGTCTCACTTCCTGTCCGAGTCCGGATCACCGATTTCTCTTGGGCGGATTTATGATCTTCTCCTCTCAGTCGGTTATGCCGACGCCGTTAAAACCGATATATCTGCCTCCGAAAAGCTCTGTTCAGGCATCGTCTGGTGCATCGCTGCCGTTAACGACGAAACCCTAACACACTTGGAGGAAAT TGAGATTGAAAATCGCATTGAGGAAGCTCTGAGGTTAATCGGTTGCCCACACCATGTTAAAGCTTCTCAAATTGAAGTTCTAGACTTCAAAGCCATTTTTCCCGTCGTACAGTGGCTTGTTAATCGTGTTAGGACCTTACAAGATGATGACAGGGATCATGAG AATCAACAAGAGCTCGGGCTCGATGTTATGAACAAAATTAAACTTCTACGAGAGAGAATAGATAAGGAGGGTGCTAATATTGCTGTGCAGAAATTGATACCACTTTTGGGATCGTTAAAG AATCTGGAAATTCAAGAATCTGAATTCCAGTCCAATTGTAATGTAAAACGCTCGGAACTGCAAGCTGATGTTATTGAATTGGAGGGAAGAATAGCAAGTGACTGGGATGGCAAGATTCCCTCTGATAGTCTCAATCATTCTTTGGTTGAATCTTTGGAGGAACTGCATGCAGCAAAAAAG GAACTTGCAGCTAGATGTAGGGCAATTATTGCTGTGAAGCGGCAGCTTGATGACGTGCCATCCCAATCGGAACTCATCCA GTATGAACGCCGATTTTCGGAGCTGTATGTCCATATCCAG AAAAAACATCGCCAAACTCGTAAAAATTATGGTACCTATAATGCTCTTTTGGAGATAAAAGAACTGATGCTAAAGGAAACATCCTTATTGAATTCAATAAGTTCCCAG TTCCAAGAAGCCATTACTAATGCTGATGGTCGCAAGAAACTTATTGATTCCATGGAGGGAATTGTGAAGACCATTCAACAG aaacaagaaaaggtCCAACTTGGGTTTCAAGAAGAGCAGAAGGTTTGTGATGCTCTCAAACAGCAAAATGCTGCTGCTTCTGCAGAGCAAAGACGCTGTTACACGCTGTTAAAAGCTTTCCAG GAGGAATGCGCAAAGAATGAAAAACTGCGCTGCCAAAGTTCTACATAA
- the LOC122317493 gene encoding protein TIFY 8: protein MAVQIMAQQHTMPNNASTNTSGNSTSHSQQGQLSKTMFHDFLGMKKPTDSPVGLNPKAAESPSASASLGASSGGGRGLISTTSDLGSERQAGNHLEGIPFYGPRSDISGHETSNRIVGSKRNNPDSAFLGSFRDGIINLDHDPLENSHLIKLLRNGTGGEQHRRSNDDEVFFGMHPLRPTSASLVFQPPAGSRTDANISKWERPASMNVGPAVQYPPRGGQFGPILHQVPSNRFRDATAGPSSISQSAADEGSRTGIKGPVVLSSINATSGASERNSSGVLPSGSRQKSGTNTLDPESSAPPSRLGSASAGRQMTIFYGGQAHVFDDVHPNKADVIMALAGSNGGSWSTTYSKSVRPGGESNKPGGDNETGMAVNTPLLHEFRGRLSAGGIPNHGVGFGDQIPTPSGGHQYKIISKDSSNPVQAGEPNPEAKREL from the exons ATGGCCGTGCAAATAATGGCTCAGCAGCACACTATGCCCAACAATGCCAGTACCAACACTAGTGGTAACAGTACAAGCCACAGCCAACAAGGACAATTATCTAAGACAATGTTCCATGACTTTCTGGGCATGAAGAAACCCACCGATTCGCCTGTGGGTCTAAACCCCAAAGCTGCGGAGTCGCCTTCTGCCTCGGCCTCTCTAGGGGCTTCCTCTGGTGGTGGCCGTGGCCTCATCTCCACCACCTCTGATCTGGGTTCCG AAAGACAGGCTGGAAATCATCTTGAGGGCATTCCATTCTATGGTCCAAGGAGTGATATTTCTGGGCATGAAACAAGCAACAGAATAGTTGGAAGTAAGCGAAACAACCCCGACTCTGCATTTTTGGGTTCATTTAGGGATGGGATCATAAACCTGGATCATGATCCCCTTGAGAACTCGCATTTGATTAAG TTACTTCGAAATGGGACTGGGGGGGAGCAACACAGAAGGTCCAATGATGATGAAGTATTCTTTGGAATGCACCCACTAAGGCCAACTTCTGCATCTCTTGTGTTTCAACCTCCCGCTGGCAGTAGAACTGATGCTAATATTTCCAAATGGGAAAGGCCTGCCTCTATGAATGTTGGCCCTGCTGTACAATACCCCCCACGTGGGGGTCAATTTGGACCTATACTGCATCAGGTGCCTTCAAACAGATTCAGGGATGCCACTGCTGGTCCTTCAAGTATCTCTCAGTCAGCTGCTGATGAGGGATCAAGAACTGGAATCAAAGGCCCTGTAGTTTTGAGTTCCATCAATGCCACTAGTGGTGCCTCTGAGAGAAACTCATCTGGTGTGCTGCCAAGTGGCAGCAGACAGAAGTCCGGGACTAACACATTAGACCCAGAATCTTCTGCTCCTCCTAG TCGACTTGGGTCGGCATCTGCTGGTAGACAGATGACTATATTTTATGGTGGTCAAGCTCATGTTTTTGATGACGTTCATCCGAACAAG GCAGACGTTATAATGGCCTTAGCTGGATCCAATGGAGGATCTTGGTCGACAACCTACTCCAAATCTGTGAGGCCAGGTGGTGAAAGTAACAAGCCTGGTGGAGACAATGAAACAGGTATGGCGGTTAATACGCCACTATTACATGAGTTTCGCGGAAGGTTATCTGCCGGTGGCATTCCTAATCACGGAGTTGGCTTTGGGGATCAGATACCCACACCATCAG GGGGACATCAATACAAAATCATATCAAAAGATTCAAGCAACCCTGTTCAAGCTGGAGAACCTAATCCAGAAGCAAAAAGAGAGCTATGA
- the LOC122317495 gene encoding coiled-coil domain-containing protein 93 isoform X2 — protein MAESHFLSESGSPISLGRIYDLLLSVGYADAVKTDISASEKLCSGIVWCIAAVNDETLTHLEEIEIENRIEEALRLIGCPHHVKASQIEVLDFKAIFPVVQWLVNRVRTLQDDDRDHENQQELGLDVMNKIKLLRERIDKEGANIAVQKLIPLLGSLKNLEIQESEFQSNCNVKRSELQADVIELEGRIASDWDGKIPSDSLNHSLVESLEELHAAKKELAARCRAIIAVKRQLDDVPSQSELIQYERRFSELYVHIQKKHRQTRKNYGTYNALLEIKELMLKETSLLNSISSQVMQRTTKIKAQVLLHIIFI, from the exons ATGGCCGAGTCTCACTTCCTGTCCGAGTCCGGATCACCGATTTCTCTTGGGCGGATTTATGATCTTCTCCTCTCAGTCGGTTATGCCGACGCCGTTAAAACCGATATATCTGCCTCCGAAAAGCTCTGTTCAGGCATCGTCTGGTGCATCGCTGCCGTTAACGACGAAACCCTAACACACTTGGAGGAAAT TGAGATTGAAAATCGCATTGAGGAAGCTCTGAGGTTAATCGGTTGCCCACACCATGTTAAAGCTTCTCAAATTGAAGTTCTAGACTTCAAAGCCATTTTTCCCGTCGTACAGTGGCTTGTTAATCGTGTTAGGACCTTACAAGATGATGACAGGGATCATGAG AATCAACAAGAGCTCGGGCTCGATGTTATGAACAAAATTAAACTTCTACGAGAGAGAATAGATAAGGAGGGTGCTAATATTGCTGTGCAGAAATTGATACCACTTTTGGGATCGTTAAAG AATCTGGAAATTCAAGAATCTGAATTCCAGTCCAATTGTAATGTAAAACGCTCGGAACTGCAAGCTGATGTTATTGAATTGGAGGGAAGAATAGCAAGTGACTGGGATGGCAAGATTCCCTCTGATAGTCTCAATCATTCTTTGGTTGAATCTTTGGAGGAACTGCATGCAGCAAAAAAG GAACTTGCAGCTAGATGTAGGGCAATTATTGCTGTGAAGCGGCAGCTTGATGACGTGCCATCCCAATCGGAACTCATCCA GTATGAACGCCGATTTTCGGAGCTGTATGTCCATATCCAG AAAAAACATCGCCAAACTCGTAAAAATTATGGTACCTATAATGCTCTTTTGGAGATAAAAGAACTGATGCTAAAGGAAACATCCTTATTGAATTCAATAAGTTCCCAG GTGATGCAgagaacaactaaaataaagGCTCAGGTTCTGCTGCATATCATTTTCATTTAG